The Corallococcus exiguus genome has a segment encoding these proteins:
- a CDS encoding DUF1588 domain-containing protein, whose product MNRVLLLVGLLSLVACKGNIGPNTNDGGPNNPVDPGGPGDAGANVGAACVVQSVLTHRCASCHGALPTQGATMPLRTLHDMRVSSAMDGKLSNAQRALSRMRDDASPMPPAPHERASSAERTALETWIKEGMPLCSGTDGPPVTVVPEPNLLEQSTLFTCTEGVRSDAPTRIRRMNRREFTRNVGGSVERSWTGFSFYDNPLDPSAIEQYSSWATDETLDEATVELFLPVVGAAASPWTMNYPDGNRMERVFTNSRFSCMFNDANPSDTCKRFHLGQMLEFGVFFRPPTEDELTRITAFATSVIAQEPSYSPQTRADSISRISNAAWMMTGAMFRREMGGDPADGRVELTSLELGSQLAYALAGRAPSATPSFVWPYYSAPLEGHLADVAIAAKDGSLTQDATTTALIKKHLGGVDANQNGTPRFDLVQDYNEEQRSKRGQYWLGDGVAGFFREWLGYGHVSAVFKESPAATSRFELEGLGYISSVSYDNLLTNFHPLEPTFIQQFDDLIARVVVEDQDVLANLLTTRTFYVPSMQNAAYDSHKGLSHPYNVSEILPATVAGRWKTLPATERAGVLTHPVWLAAHGGNFEDDPSIVHRGKWVRENLLCGFVPPLSSVQVAAQVGAHAADKNARRRLQEATAGSQCQGCHRLMEPLGLPFEIYNHAGFLRARDHSPSGGWTTPDGSSTLTSMPDPALDGPVRDAVELSERLATSRHVKRCFVRQAFRYFMGRPENVSDACTLTQMEQAYDQNNGSFSKMLTTLMTSDTWKTRRVPQAGE is encoded by the coding sequence ATGAACCGCGTCCTCCTGCTGGTCGGACTGTTGAGCCTCGTTGCGTGCAAGGGCAACATCGGGCCAAACACCAACGACGGAGGCCCCAACAACCCAGTGGATCCCGGTGGGCCCGGGGATGCCGGGGCGAACGTGGGCGCCGCGTGCGTGGTGCAGTCGGTGCTCACCCATCGCTGCGCCAGCTGTCACGGCGCGCTGCCGACCCAGGGGGCGACGATGCCGCTGCGCACCCTGCACGACATGCGGGTGAGCTCGGCGATGGATGGGAAGCTCAGCAACGCCCAGCGCGCGCTCAGCCGCATGCGCGACGACGCGTCTCCGATGCCGCCAGCCCCGCATGAGCGCGCGAGCTCGGCCGAGCGCACCGCGCTCGAGACCTGGATCAAGGAGGGGATGCCCCTCTGCAGTGGCACGGACGGGCCGCCCGTGACCGTCGTGCCCGAGCCCAACCTGCTCGAACAGTCCACGCTCTTCACCTGCACCGAAGGCGTGCGCTCGGATGCGCCGACGCGCATCCGCCGAATGAACCGGCGCGAGTTCACCCGCAACGTCGGTGGTTCGGTCGAGCGCAGCTGGACCGGGTTCAGCTTCTACGACAACCCGCTCGATCCCAGCGCCATCGAGCAGTACAGCTCCTGGGCCACGGACGAGACGCTGGACGAGGCCACGGTGGAGCTCTTCCTGCCGGTGGTCGGCGCGGCCGCCTCGCCGTGGACGATGAACTACCCGGACGGCAACCGGATGGAGCGTGTCTTCACCAACAGCCGCTTCAGCTGCATGTTCAACGACGCGAACCCGAGCGACACCTGCAAGCGCTTCCACCTCGGCCAGATGCTCGAGTTCGGCGTCTTCTTCCGCCCGCCCACCGAGGATGAGCTCACCCGCATCACCGCCTTCGCGACCTCGGTCATCGCGCAGGAACCGAGCTACTCCCCGCAGACCCGCGCGGACTCCATCTCGCGGATCTCCAACGCCGCATGGATGATGACCGGCGCCATGTTCCGCCGCGAGATGGGCGGCGATCCGGCCGACGGTCGCGTGGAACTGACCAGCCTCGAGCTGGGCTCGCAGCTGGCCTACGCGCTGGCAGGGCGCGCGCCCTCGGCCACGCCGAGCTTCGTGTGGCCGTACTACTCCGCGCCCCTCGAGGGGCATCTGGCGGACGTGGCCATTGCCGCGAAGGATGGCTCGCTCACGCAGGATGCGACGACCACCGCCCTGATCAAGAAGCACCTGGGCGGCGTCGACGCCAACCAGAACGGGACACCGCGCTTCGATCTGGTGCAGGACTACAACGAGGAGCAGCGCTCCAAGCGCGGGCAGTACTGGCTGGGTGACGGCGTCGCGGGCTTCTTCCGCGAGTGGCTCGGCTACGGGCACGTGTCCGCGGTGTTCAAGGAGTCCCCGGCGGCGACCTCGCGCTTCGAACTCGAGGGGCTCGGCTACATCAGCTCGGTCTCGTACGACAACCTGCTCACCAACTTCCATCCGCTGGAGCCGACCTTCATCCAGCAGTTCGACGATCTGATCGCGCGGGTGGTGGTCGAGGATCAGGACGTGCTGGCGAACCTGCTCACCACGCGCACCTTCTACGTGCCGTCCATGCAGAACGCGGCATACGACTCGCATAAGGGCCTCTCGCACCCCTACAACGTCAGCGAGATCCTCCCGGCGACCGTCGCGGGCCGCTGGAAGACGCTGCCTGCCACGGAGCGCGCGGGGGTGCTGACCCACCCGGTGTGGCTGGCCGCGCACGGCGGCAATTTCGAGGACGATCCCTCCATCGTCCACCGCGGCAAGTGGGTGCGCGAGAACCTCCTGTGCGGCTTCGTCCCGCCGCTCAGCAGCGTGCAGGTGGCAGCCCAGGTCGGCGCTCACGCCGCCGACAAGAACGCGCGCCGCCGCCTGCAGGAGGCGACCGCCGGATCGCAGTGTCAGGGCTGTCACCGTCTGATGGAACCGCTCGGCCTGCCCTTCGAGATCTACAACCACGCGGGCTTCCTGCGCGCGCGGGATCACTCGCCCAGCGGAGGCTGGACCACGCCGGACGGAAGCTCGACGCTCACGTCGATGCCGGACCCCGCGCTGGACGGTCCGGTGCGCGACGCGGTGGAGTTGAGCGAGCGCCTGGCGACCTCGCGGCACGTGAAACGCTGCTTCGTGCGACAGGCCTTCCGCTACTTCATGGGACGCCCGGAGAACGTGAGCGACGCCTGCACGCTGACGCAGATGGAGCAGGCGTATGATCAGAACAACGGCTCGTTCTCCAAGATGCTGACCACGCTGATGACAAGCGACACCTGGAAGACGCGGCGTGTGCCGCAGGCTGGAGAGTGA